Part of the Sulfobacillus acidophilus DSM 10332 genome, CGGTCATGCCGAAATCCAAGAGGTAGTGGGCCAGCACCGCCGGGGTGTGCACGTCGTCCGTCAGCACCGCCACCTTGTCATAGCGGTTGATCCGTTGGGCCAATCCGTCCAGCGAACGCCCGTGCACGCTGAGAAATCCGGCGTCTTGCCAAGCAAGCCCCATCCGGGCAAACGCCCATTGCATGGAGCTGACCGCCGGAATCACGGATACCGCGTCCGGCCCCAATTTCTTCGCCAGCACCCCGCCAATCCCGAAAAAGAGGGGGTCGCCGGAGGCCAGAACCACGATATGGTCTCCCGCATGGGACAAGATCCGTTCCGCCAAGGCCGACACGCCGGAATCCATGCGCCAGGTTTCTCCCGAAAAATTGGAAAAAAACCCGAGTTGCCGGCTCCCGCCGACCAAAATATCCGCCGACTCGACGGCGGCTAAAGCCGCCGGTCCGAGCCCTTCCGCCCCGTCGTCGCCAATACCGACTATGGTGACTTTAGTCTTCAATCGCCGCGCCCCCCAATTCTTTACCGTCCAAGGTCATCAGCCGGGTCTCGATACGAAGACCGCCGCCGATATGCCGCGATACCGCCCGACAGCAGGCTTCCGCCAGCCGATTAAAAAACCCGTGATACCCCGCCTCCCACAGCCAATCGCCGACTTGAGCCGCCGTATTGGCGCCCCGGATTTCCTCTTGCAACGCCGGCGGCGCGCCTGCCTCCGCCGCAATCCGGGCCAAAAATCCGAAATCGACCGGGGCACTTTTGGCATGAACCATCATCACGCCTTGGGCCACTTTGGAAAACTTCCCCATCATCCCCACAAATCGAATTTCTCGCATGCCCACCCGTTTCGCATGTTTGGCGGAAAAACCGACGAAGTCGCCCATCTCGATAAAAAGTTCCGGCGGCAACTCCGGGTAAAGGCGCATGGCATAGGTTTCGCTGCGTCCCCCGGTGGTCAGCACCGCCAGGTCTCGACCGGTCGCCCGCGCCACCTGAAGCGCCAATGCAATACTGGCCTTATAGGAAGCGGTGGAAAACGGCACCACGATACCGCGCGTACCTAAAATGGAAATCCCGCCGACGATGCCCAGCCGGCCGTTCATGGTTTTTTGGGCGATGGTCTCCCCGTTGGGCACGGAAATCACCACCCGCACCCCTCGGTGACTAAGCCCGTGGACTTCCAGTACCGTTTCGACGGCTTGCCGGATCATTTTTCGCGGCACCGGGTTAATGGCCGCTTCCCCGACCGGTATCGGCAGACCCGGTTTGGTCACGCGGCCTACCCCCTCGCCCCCGTCAATCTCGATCCCGGACTCCGGGCGCCAGGACACGGTCGCGGTAATCGTCGCGCCGTGGGTGGCGTCCGGGTCGTCGCCGCCGTCTTTGATCGTGGAACACGACACCCTATCCGGGCCCATTTGCACGTCGTGTAACGCAAACGTGACCTGTTGACCCGCCGGGATCCAAATCGTCGTCTCGGTCACGGGTTCTTGACGAATGAGGCTCAAGAGCGCCCCCTGGGCGGTGGCGGTGGCGCAAGCGCCGGTCGTATACCCGTGACGCAGCGGTCCCGGCGGAACCTCCAACATCTCACCCATCGCTATGACTCCGGCTGGCCGGCTAAAATCGCCAGCGCATTGACGATGGCCACCGCGATAGTGCTGCCTCCCTTGCGCCCACGGTTAGCGATGAAAGGCACGTCCAACGCCATCAATTGCTCTTTGGATTCTGCGGCCGACACGAACCCTACCGGGACCCCGATGATGAGCGACGGCCGGGCCACTCCGGCTTGGGTCAGCCGGATCAGTTCCAATAACGCGGTTGGAGCGTTGCCGATGACGTAAATCCCGCGCGGCGCGTCTTGGGCCGCCTTTCGCATGGCCATAATGGCTCGGGTCACCGACTGCGCTTGGGCTTTGGCCGCCACGTCCGCATCACCGATGTACACCCGGACCGCATTGCCGAACCGGGCTAGCCGGGCCGCGCTGATGCCGACCGCCACCATTTGCACGTCGGCAATGATGGGCGTACCGGCGCGAATCGCCTCAATTCCGGCGGTGATCGCCTGCGGATGAAACACCAGGCTTCGGCCCAAGTCAAAATCGGCCGAAGCGTGAATCACCCGCTGGACCACCGGAAACTCGCGGTCGGTAAAGGAATGAGGACCCAGTTCTTCCGTAATGATGGCAAAACTTTTGTCTTCAATCGCCTGCGGATTTTGGATCTCCTTAAACGGCATACTGACGGCTCACCTCCCAAATTAGGGCATCGGCGTCGGAAAACATCCGGCCATAGGCGATGGGCGGTCTTTCAATCATGACCACTTCAATCCCCAAATCCCACGCCGCCTCGATTTTTTCATCCACGCCACCCGCTTCTCCGCTATCTTTCGTGACCATCAGGGTGGTCTCGAAATGCCGAAACAAGGCATGGTTCAACTCCCGGGAGAACGGTCCTTGCATGGCGACAATGTCCCGCTGGGGAATCCCGAGCGCGGCGCATTGTTCCATATTGTCGACTCGCGGCAAAAGCCGCACCACCAACCGGATGTCCGGCTGACCCAGCAACCGACGCGCAAAAATCGCCAGCGTTTTTCCCCCGGTGGCCAAAAAGATGCTGCCTTTCTTCTCGAAAGCCACATCCGCCGCCTCTTCGTACCCGGCGACCCAGGTAATCGGCCCGTCATAGCGGGTGACCGCCCGCTCAAAACGCAGGTAGGGCACGTTAAAGGTTTCGGCCGCCCGCATCGCGTGCCGGTGCGCCTCCTCGGCAAACGGATGACTGGCGTCGACCACCATCCGCACACCTTTGTCTTTCCACAGATCCACCATTTCCGTCGCGGTCAGTTTCCCGACCCGCGTGGGGATCCCGGCATCCAACAACGACCGAGCGGCATTGTCGGTGGCGACGCTAGCCAACAACGGAAATCCGGCCCGGTTCAGCGCAATGGCCAATTCCCGGGCGTCGCCGGTTCCGGCCAGAACGAAAATCATCGTGTCCCTCCTCCGTCTATGGCGTGCCGCAGACCGGATCGACTGCCCTGGGCGCACCGGCCGGTCGAAACCCGTCCACTTCCCCTACCCGTTCAAAAAACCGGTAAAACCGTTCGCCCGGAAACGCCTCGGCTTGATACCGGCGGACAATCCGTTCGACCCGTTCGACCGCCTCCCGGGGCTCGAGCCCTTCCGCCACCAAATGCGCCGGATGGGCGGTACGCCCGCCGGTCTTTCCGCCCAAAAACAAATCGATGCGGCCTTTGCGAAACACCAGCGCAATATCTTCGTGCACCGCGCCGTAGCAAGACATGGCGCACCCGTTAAACCCGATGCGAAGCTCTTTAGCTACGCCCAACCCGCCAAGACGCCGAGTGAGATCTTCGGCATAGGGAATGCCTTCTTGTTTGTCTCCGTCACAAAAATCACAAGCTTTCACTTTGACCACGTCGCCCACCGGAAACACCCAGAGACCGGCCTCGGTCAACCGCGATATGATCCGGTCGGGGTCAGAGGCCTCCGTGCGGAAGATTAACTGATGAGACGGAGTGTATTCGATCGATCCGGACTCACCCGCCAATTCGGCCACCAGCGCCAGTTGCCGAGGCTCAAAGGTCTTGTTGGCGACGCCCGGAGCGACCGCCAATTCCACCCGGACGGAAGACGGAGACGATTGCGTCACCGGTGCCGGCGTGGCCGTTTGCGTCAGGCATGCCAGCGCCTCGTCCGCCCAGTCACGCACGGTCCCCGGCGGGCGTGTCGGTTTATCTTCCCGCCCCTGATGAAGCGCCCAGGGCTCGTTCACCGGTTTGAGCCGCTCTCCCGGCTTTAACGGCTGGGTGGCCGCCGATAAGGTGTATTTCCGCTGATAACCACGGGGGGTCACTATCAAAGGGCCGTGATAAACGGTTGTCGAATTGCCGATGATCACCGTGGTCAGCATACCGATTTCATGGTCCAGCATGTGCCCGAGGGTGGTACGCACCACCTGCTGGCGTTCGCGGTAGGCACTTTTGACCAGGCCTACCGGGGTATCGGGCGACCGATGGCGGAGAATAATCCGCTGCGCCTCTTCAATTTGACGGGTTCGCCGACCGCTTTTCGGGTTATAGAGCGCAATCACGAAGTCGGCGGCGGCCGCCGCCTCCAACCGACGCGCAATGACGTCCCAGGGGGTTAAATGATCGCTCAAACTGATGGTACAGGCATCGTGCATCACCGGTGCCCCCAAAAGCGAGGCCGCGGCGTGAATGGCGGAAATGCCCGGGATCACCTCGACCGCCGGGTCGTCCCCCTCTTGCCAGCCTTGTTCTATTAGCACCTCGTAAATGATGCCCGCCATCCCGTACAGCCCGGCGTCTCCGCTGGATATTACTGCCACCGTTTTCCCTGCCCGCGCCAATTCGACCGCCTTTTGGGCACGCTGCACCTCTTCGGTCATGCCGGTGCGAATAATCATCTGATCCTGAATCAAATCGCGCACCAAGTCGACATAGGTTTTATAGCCCACAATGACGTCGCTGGTCGAAATGGCGTCCAGTGCCCGGCCGGTCATATGGTCCCGGTGCCCGGGTCCGAATCCGACCACATAAAGCCGTCCCATTAGCGGTTCCCCCCTGTTCTGACGACGAAGCCCCGCTCGTTCGCCCATCCGACCACGTCACCCACCACGATGACCGCCGGGGCGGTGACCTTTGCCAGTTCGGCCGCTGGGACAATGGTCTGTAACGTTCCCACCGCCACGGTCTGTTCCGGGCGAGTGCCGTGGGAGACGACCGCTACCGGAGTGTCCGGGGGCCGCCCGGCGGCTTGAAGGCGTGTGCTAATTGCCTCTAAGTGCTGCATTCCCATCAATATCACCAACGTTTCCCGGGATTGTCCCAAAAAGTTCCAATCGACCCCGTCGGACGTAGCCGCCTCATGACCGGTAACCACGTGAAATCCGCCCGCTTGTCCTCGTACCGTCACCGGGATACCGGCCGCCGCCGGCACCGCAATGGCGGAACTGATCCCCGGTACCACCTCAAAGGGAATATCGTGCGCCGCCAGCGCCTCGATTTCTTCCGCCCCCCGGCCGAATACAAACGGGTCGCCGCCTTTCAGGCGAACCACGGTTTTCCCGGTCAAGGCGTACTCGATGAGCAGTTGGTTGATCTGATCTTGACGGTACCGGTGATTGGCCGGGGTTTTCCCCACGTCGATGGCGGTCGCCCATGCCGGTATCCATTGCAGTACGGCCGGAGATATCAGCCGATCATAAAGCACCACATCGGCACTTTCCAAACATCGTTTGCCCTTCAAGGTCAATAGCTCCGGATCGCCCGGTCCGGCGCCGACCAAATAGACCTTTCCGGCCATGCTACCCTCCTTGTTCGACCAAGGCCAATCGGTAGCGACACAGGTCGCACGTCATGGCCGCCTGTCCCCGGATCGCCTCTTCGATGCGATCACCGACCACCTGGGCCAACACCTCATGAAAGCCGAAATACTCGGCCATGCTGAGGACAATGCCCGGATATTGCCCGGCCAGTTCCTGCAACAGGTCCGTCATCCGCTTGATCAGCACGCCGGTAAAAAGAAAGTACGGCACCACCACGATCCGCCGGGCCCCGAGGCGGGCCGCGCGCCTCACCCCTTCAGGCAACCGGGGATCGGTAATGCCGGTAAAACAGGTTTCCACCGTCATCACGCGGGTGCGCTCCCATAAAATCCGGGCTAGTTTGTAGAGGTCGCCGTTGGCGTCGGGATCGCTCGATCCACGACCCATCAGAACAATCGCGGTATCCGACAGGTCTTCGACGCCTTCTATAATCTGGTAAAAGCGCGAGACCAATAAGTCGACAATCCGAGGATGCAGTCCGACCGGTCGGCCGTACCGAATGAATATCCCCGGATAGCGGGTCCGGGCCTGGTCGATCAGTTCCGGGATCTCCCATTTGACGTGCGAGGCCGCCAACAAAATCACCGGCACCACCACAATATCGGTGGCTCCGGCACGGACACATTCGGCCAGGCCTTGTTCCACGTCGGGTTCGGCAAATTCTAAAAAGCACGAGGATATCGGATAGGATGTCTGACGGACCAACCGCCGAACGAATTCTCGAAATTCTTCATTCCCTTCGTCGTCACGGCTGCCGTGGCCGACCAATAAAATCCATTTCAATGGGCTTACCCTGCCTTTCCGGATCAATCGACCGAATAAAGAAACACCCTTTCGAACCGCAATTCGAAAGGGTGCCTAACAGGTACACATGCCCATCACGCCACACCTCCCTATCGACCGTAGGTTCATTGGTGGTTCACGATCAAGGCAGGTCTCCTGGCTTAGGTTCACGGCCGACGGCACCCTTCCCAAGTCAACGACTCAGTGGTTTTTGTGCCGCGGCTCCCCATCACAGTGGCGGGACCGCACCGGATTCTCACCGGTTTCCCTTTTAAGTTCACCCGTAGGTGAACACCTTGTCTAATAGATATGAAATTGTCCGGGTTCCAATGCCTATTCCTATCCTATCGGGTTTCCCGATCCGGTACAAGCGGTTGCCGGGATTTTTCCGAACCGGAGACGTGCCGAGAACATCCTCACACCAAGCCAGATACCGTTCGGGATTTCCGAAATGACGTCAGGGGCACATCCGAACGGCATAAGATGCCATTCCCCGCGCATTTAAAGATTGGACATAATCAAGGCGCCCAAGTCGCCGCCCGACCTGGCAAACCTCGCCAAACAGAGAACGCCATCTTCCCCCATCCCAAGATTTCTTACCGTTTGTAGGGCCAGTCGACGGAACCAGAAAAAATGTCCCAAGTGGGTTCGCAAACCAGTCAAGAATCGCCACGATAAAAAGGCAAAGCGTACCGAAGGAAGCGCAGACAAATAGTCTCATTGCGGTAAGCAACTCCGCATCTCGATTTAAAATCCAGATCCTGCACCGACGTTTCTTTTTCGTCAGGCCGCATCCGTCAGGGTCAGATTCGGTCAATCGGTTCGTGACGAATCAGTCGGAGGAACTGCTCTCATGGAACGGACAACCGTGACGGCCCGAAACCCGTTGGCGTAGACAAAATACCGAATGCCGTTCAGGTCATAGGTTGCTTCGGACGGGGCGTCGGAACCGACGGCAAACGTAGCCTGCCCGTGAATACCGGGCAACGACACGCCTTCCAACGTTCGAGCAATCCCGGCGGCTGTCCCCCGAACCATTTCCGAACCTACCCCTTGCCCCATTACATGAAAGGTCCAGCCGTCTTCGCGCCAACTCACCAATGTGGGGAGGGCGCCCGATCCCGGATATACGGTTCCGGTCAAACCAGGGGCAATCGTCCAAGGCGTCCCGACCGGGGTGGCTGGTGTCGGATTTAAGGGCATGGCCTCGGTTCGGGCGTGAAACGGTATCCCCCAAGGCATCGCGACAATAGAGGCGAGCAGTTGGGCATTGCCGATGTTCACGGCCGAAGAGTTGGCCGGCAACGCCGGTCCGGTTCCCAACGTGATCCGGTAACCTCCGATTTGGTTCGGATTAACTTGGTAGGTCACGTCGATATCGCCCCGAACATCGCTCCAACTGGTGGGAGCGGGAAGATAGACCGGTACGGCCGATGTCAGCACCAATCGCTGCCCCACCGAATCCCAGACGGTTCGATAGCTGGAGAACGCTTCCGGCAACGGCGGCAACGGAAAAGCCTTGGCCCGCGGGTGAAGCCCGGGAACCGCCGAAATGTAACGTACCCAAATGAGATCCGGGTTCATGGCCGGCAATAGGGTGGACGGATAAACCGCCACCACCCGAAACCGGTGAGAGGGCCAATGGTGGACTACGGTAGGCACGTGAAAGTTTCGCGGTTCCAAAAACAACACCCGATAGGGGTCACCGACACCGGGCCACGACATCGCAAAAAGTTGGCCCGGTGGAGCCTGGAGGACCGTGGACGATGCCGTAGGTGCATGAAGGGCGTACGGCAATACCACCGTCGAGGCCGGCTTAAGCCAATCGATGGTCGCGAGCATTTGATTCCACAACGTTCCGGTACCGGTACCCAGTTCCAGCCCGGGATTATTCAGCACCGCAATAACCCGAAATCTCCGAGAAGGCCAGTGGTGAAGCGTGGTGGGAATATGAAAGCGTGGCAGAAGAAAAATCGTACCGCCGGGGTTCACGTCGTAGGCATTGGCGGGCGACAGGATATATAAGCGATGCCCTTTGGCCCAAGCCTCCAGTTGCGTCGGCGGCACATTCCGGACCACGACGGTCGTCGATGGCGGATTTCGTTTGTCGCCGCCGACCGGCGCCGGAGACAAAGACCGAGTCGGCCGAGGAGGCGAAGGGGCCGCAGAAACCGGCGCATGATAACCACATCCTGTGAGTCCCAACAACAAGAGCCCGATCCCGATGAATCCCCTCTTTGGATTCACGTTAACCCCTCCAACGCACTTCGGTTTTTCCTGGGTTAAACGCCCCGATCACTTCAAACGTTACCCAAGGCAGGATCAGTGGTTACCGCCCATTGTTGGCATAGGGTATCCGGAGTCCGCCGCTCGTGCGACCAGTTCTTGCATGGCGTGATAAGCCCGATTCAAAGCCGGTTTGCGATACTCGGCCCAGCTATCCTGAACACCCGGCCGATTTAACACCATGGTGGGATTGGCTTCAAAAATCACCGGCCCGTCTTCCGTCAGCGCCAGGTCGACTCCGAAAAAATCTAACTCGACTGCGCCTGTCCACATATTGGATGGCGAAGAGGTGTTGCCCAGGGATTCGGACCACTGCCCAGGCTACGTCAGACTGATGATCGACACGGACCAGATAACGGCCGCCATGAAACCCAGTCGCGCGAAAGAGGATGGGAAACGCACGCCTGGACGCTGTCCGGTTCCAAAGCCAAGGCCTGATGGTATAACAGACGCGCCCGTTGCCAATCGTCCTGCTCCCCTAGGACGTGTGCCCAATTCACATAGCCGGCCGAAAGTCGAGGATGACGGTTGACCGCCTCTTCAAAACAGCGTTCACCCGCTTGGTGATACCCGGTCCGAACCAATAACACGCCCAAGTTAATTAATGCCGCCGGATGGGCCGGATGTTCGATCAACACCTGCCAATAGAGGGCCTGAGCCTCGTCCACCCGGTCCAACAGGGCCAGCAAGTCCGCCCGTTCGACCCGAAGATCACCCGACGGATCACCTTCCTGCCGCAGTCGCGATTCAACCGTATTCAAACGCGACATCATCTCGCGATGCCACTCGGGACCTGTCATATCGATCCGTCCCCCTCGTCGACATCATAACTGAGGGACGGCATCTTATACTCCATCACAAGCGGCATTTCGAGGTGTATTCCATAGGCGTCTTGGATTCAGGTCAATAAACACGTGGACGACAAAACAATAATCCGGTTTCACCCACCGCGGTTGGTATGCCCGTCGTACGATCGTTTTCGGAACCGGTTGTTCTTTTTAAAAGAAGACATAAAATGGTAGTGAGGATCCCGTGGGTTATTGACCCGCATCGCGAACGCCCATTGTCGGCGATAGGGGATTCCCGCGCTAGCAATCGGAAGACAGGGATTTTTTTAGGTACACGAAAGAAAGGCGGGTAGGTCGACATGACCTGGGAATATCATATCCGGGCCGCCACCCCGGACGACTACGCAGGAATTGCCAAAGTGCATGTCGACAGTTGGCGAGCCACCTATCGCGGCATCGTACCCGATTCTTTTCTCGACCAACTCACTTACGAGGGCAGCGAATCCGGATGGCGACAATCCGCCACCTCACTGCCGCCTCATTACGCCATGTTCGTGGCCGAGACACCCACAAACGGGATCGTCGGATTTGCTAATGGCGGCCACGTTCGGTCTTCCGATGCGGAATCCGAGGGCGAGCTCTACGCCATTTACTTATTGCCGTCGTATCAGCGTCAGGGAATCGGCCAACAGCTCTTTTACCGGGTCGTCCAACATCTGACGGAACATGGATATCGGTCCCTCTTGATTTGGGTACTGAAGGACAACCCGGCTCGGTTCTTTTATGAACGGTTAGGCGGTACCGTGATTCGGGAGACTACGATTAATATTGGTGGCCAACCGCTAACGGAGCTTGGTTACAACTGGACTCTTCCCCTAACGCACAGCTAAGCCCCAGTCATATATCCGGCTCTATCACCGATTTTGAGCGTCATGTCCGATGAAACCGAGTCGGCCATCTCGTTATAGACTGCCACCCCGTCGCACACAATGACTGGTTATTCAGCTCTCTAACGGCAACGACCGGTTTATGCCTTTCATCAAATGCTCTTCAAATAACGTCGCGGAATGGCTCCATGTGAAGCGCTTAATGTCCTGAAGCCCTTGCTCCGCCAATTGCCATCGTAACTTCGGATCGTCCTGCACCCGCCTTAAATGCTCCCATAACGCGTCAATTGCCCGGGGCGGCGACAGCAACGCATTGACCCCATGTATCGCATAGTCTCGGCATCCCAAACTGTCCGTGCCTATAAATACGGCACCACAGGCCATCGCCTCGGCGGGAGGCAGAGCCCATCCTTCCCGCCAGCTGGCATGGAGAAAAACCGCATGTTGATTATATAACGCTCTCAACTGCTCTTGAGCCGGATTTTCTACATACCGCACCCAAGCGGGCAACGAAGCCGGTCGAGGATACGCACCGAACACCGTTACAGGCACCTGTGGATGGGACTCATGCAGCTTCAAAATCACTCCCAACGCGTCGTCGAATCCTTTCCAAGCCCAAGGATGATACATGGTCAACACGCTAAACGGTCGTTTTCGGGGATCGTCGGAAAGATAAAACCGGTCATGATCAAGACCGTTCGGAATGTGCACGGCGTCGCCACGTCCCGCTTTTTTGGCTTCGTCAAGTAGCCACCCGGCGATAACAATAAGATGTAACGGCATCTGCCAGGTTGCTAATATCCGGTCAAGTTGACCGCTCCAGGTTTCCAAATGCTGTATGAGGTAAAACTTTTGCCCAACCGAAGCAGGATATTCGGCCACGTATTCGGCAGTCTCCCAAGATGTGGCGACCACGACATCTCCGGACGGCACCTTGGAAGAAATCGGTTCTTGGTCCAAGTATATCATCTTAACCCGCCGATCTACGTGCTGCCATTTGACGGGACGCGGAAAGCGGGAGTCCCGCAAGAGACGAAAACGAGCCACCCAGCGTTTGGGCCACGGCCGTATGCCCCGAATTCCCGGATGTTGCCGCAAATCGCCCGCATGCACCACCGACACGTGATGTCCCCGGTTGACTAATTCGTTCGCATATTGATAGACGACACGAAATCCCCCAATCGGCACCGACGGATAACCCGGCAAGATAAACGTAATGCGTAACGGTTCGCTCATGAGCCACGCCTTCCGGTTAATATTCCCGCAACAATGGACCGTCAGATAATCCGCCTGTCCACGGGTTAATCGCCGCTATCGACCTCTCAATCAGCAAAGCCCCCGAGAAAGTCCCTTACTGTTCCCAGGTTATCCGGGAGCGCTGTGTTCGGTCAAGCAAACGACCGCCTTCGGTCAGGAAAATGCCCTACAGGATCGGAAAATTTTTATACGAAGCCCCCCAAAGCAGGAGCCGCGGGGGAGCGTATGAGCCATAACGTTTTCTGGACGACAGCCACAGCCATGGCCGCCATCGTTTACACGATTTTTCTTGAACAACCCCTTATTATGTTTTCTCGGGCGTTCCGTGATTTGTCCCGTTCGTCAGGGTTCGTTGAGCTACACCGTCAAGGGCAGGATAGAGGCCTTTATCACGTCAACTAACCCGTACGTGGTAATGCGCACTTCGGGAATGACAGGAAGCGCAATCAACGA contains:
- a CDS encoding cobalt-precorrin-6A synthase (deacetylating) (PFAM: CbiD~TIGRFAM: cobalamin biosynthesis protein CbiD~COGs: COG1903 Cobalamin biosynthesis protein CbiD~HAMAP: Cobalamin (vitamin B12) biosynthesis CbiD~InterPro IPR002748~KEGG: gya:GYMC52_1744 cobalamin biosynthesis protein CbiD~PFAM: Cobalamin (vitamin B12) biosynthesis CbiD~SPTR: Putative cobalt-precorrin-6A synthase [deacetylating];~TIGRFAM: Cobalamin (vitamin B12) biosynthesis CbiD); the encoded protein is MGEMLEVPPGPLRHGYTTGACATATAQGALLSLIRQEPVTETTIWIPAGQQVTFALHDVQMGPDRVSCSTIKDGGDDPDATHGATITATVSWRPESGIEIDGGEGVGRVTKPGLPIPVGEAAINPVPRKMIRQAVETVLEVHGLSHRGVRVVISVPNGETIAQKTMNGRLGIVGGISILGTRGIVVPFSTASYKASIALALQVARATGRDLAVLTTGGRSETYAMRLYPELPPELFIEMGDFVGFSAKHAKRVGMREIRFVGMMGKFSKVAQGVMMVHAKSAPVDFGFLARIAAEAGAPPALQEEIRGANTAAQVGDWLWEAGYHGFFNRLAEACCRAVSRHIGGGLRIETRLMTLDGKELGGAAIED
- a CDS encoding cobalt-precorrin 8 methylmutase (PFAM: Precorrin-8X methylmutase~COGs: COG2082 Precorrin isomerase~InterPro IPR003722~KEGG: bts:Btus_0405 precorrin-8X methylmutase~PFAM: Cobalamin (vitamin B12) biosynthesis CobH/CbiC, precorrin-8X methylmutase, core~SPTR: Precorrin-8X methylmutase), whose product is MPFKEIQNPQAIEDKSFAIITEELGPHSFTDREFPVVQRVIHASADFDLGRSLVFHPQAITAGIEAIRAGTPIIADVQMVAVGISAARLARFGNAVRVYIGDADVAAKAQAQSVTRAIMAMRKAAQDAPRGIYVIGNAPTALLELIRLTQAGVARPSLIIGVPVGFVSAAESKEQLMALDVPFIANRGRKGGSTIAVAIVNALAILAGQPES
- a CDS encoding precorrin-6x reductase (PFAM: Precorrin-6x reductase CbiJ/CobK~TIGRFAM: precorrin-6x reductase~COGs: COG2099 Precorrin-6x reductase~InterPro IPR003723~KEGG: ppm:PPSC2_c5048 precorrin-6x reductase~PFAM: Cobalamin (vitamin B12) biosynthesis CobK/CbiJ, precorrin-6x reductase~SPTR: Precorrin-6x reductase;~TIGRFAM: Cobalamin (vitamin B12) biosynthesis CobK/CbiJ, precorrin-6x reductase); this encodes MIFVLAGTGDARELAIALNRAGFPLLASVATDNAARSLLDAGIPTRVGKLTATEMVDLWKDKGVRMVVDASHPFAEEAHRHAMRAAETFNVPYLRFERAVTRYDGPITWVAGYEEAADVAFEKKGSIFLATGGKTLAIFARRLLGQPDIRLVVRLLPRVDNMEQCAALGIPQRDIVAMQGPFSRELNHALFRHFETTLMVTKDSGEAGGVDEKIEAAWDLGIEVVMIERPPIAYGRMFSDADALIWEVSRQYAV
- a CDS encoding cobalt-precorrin 3 C17-methyltransferase (PFAM: Nitrite and sulphite reductase 4Fe-4S domain; Tetrapyrrole (Corrin/Porphyrin) Methylases~TIGRFAM: precorrin-3B C17-methyltransferase~COGs: COG1010 Precorrin-3B methylase~InterPro IPR000878:IPR006067:IPR006363~KEGG: gwc:GWCH70_1549 precorrin-3B C17-methyltransferase~PFAM: Tetrapyrrole methylase; Nitrite/sulphite reductase 4Fe-4S region~PRIAM: Precorrin-3B C(17)-methyltransferase~SPTR: Precorrin-3B C17-methyltransferase;~TIGRFAM: Cobalamin (vitamin B12) biosynthesis CobJ/CibH, precorrin-3B C17-methyltransferase, core) codes for the protein MGRLYVVGFGPGHRDHMTGRALDAISTSDVIVGYKTYVDLVRDLIQDQMIIRTGMTEEVQRAQKAVELARAGKTVAVISSGDAGLYGMAGIIYEVLIEQGWQEGDDPAVEVIPGISAIHAAASLLGAPVMHDACTISLSDHLTPWDVIARRLEAAAAADFVIALYNPKSGRRTRQIEEAQRIILRHRSPDTPVGLVKSAYRERQQVVRTTLGHMLDHEIGMLTTVIIGNSTTVYHGPLIVTPRGYQRKYTLSAATQPLKPGERLKPVNEPWALHQGREDKPTRPPGTVRDWADEALACLTQTATPAPVTQSSPSSVRVELAVAPGVANKTFEPRQLALVAELAGESGSIEYTPSHQLIFRTEASDPDRIISRLTEAGLWVFPVGDVVKVKACDFCDGDKQEGIPYAEDLTRRLGGLGVAKELRIGFNGCAMSCYGAVHEDIALVFRKGRIDLFLGGKTGGRTAHPAHLVAEGLEPREAVERVERIVRRYQAEAFPGERFYRFFERVGEVDGFRPAGAPRAVDPVCGTP
- a CDS encoding uroporphyrin-III C-methyltransferase (PFAM: Tetrapyrrole (Corrin/Porphyrin) Methylases~TIGRFAM: uroporphyrin-III C-methyltransferase~COGs: COG0007 Uroporphyrinogen-III methylase~InterPro IPR000878:IPR006366~KEGG: afl:Aflv_0312 uroporphyrin-III C-methyltransferase~PFAM: Tetrapyrrole methylase~PRIAM: Uroporphyrinogen-III C-methyltransferase~SPTR: Uroporphyrinogen-III methylase;~TIGRFAM: Uroporphyrin-III C-methyltransferase, C-terminal) translates to MAGKVYLVGAGPGDPELLTLKGKRCLESADVVLYDRLISPAVLQWIPAWATAIDVGKTPANHRYRQDQINQLLIEYALTGKTVVRLKGGDPFVFGRGAEEIEALAAHDIPFEVVPGISSAIAVPAAAGIPVTVRGQAGGFHVVTGHEAATSDGVDWNFLGQSRETLVILMGMQHLEAISTRLQAAGRPPDTPVAVVSHGTRPEQTVAVGTLQTIVPAAELAKVTAPAVIVVGDVVGWANERGFVVRTGGNR